DNA sequence from the Agromyces aureus genome:
GACGGCTGGCGCGCACATCTGTACCGGCTCGCCGTGCTGCCGTCGCACCGACGACGAGGCATCGCGCGCGAGCTCATGCGACGCGCCGAGGCACGACTCGCGGCGTTCGGCGTGAGCCGCATCGACGCCATGGTGCTCGAGCACAACGAGCTCGGGCAGTCGCTCTGGTCCTCGCTCGGCTACACGCAGCAGTCCGACTGGCGCCGTTGGGTGCGAGGCGTCTGATGGGCGGCATGGAGGTGATCATCGGCGGCCTCACGGCGCTGTTCGTGCTCGCGATCGTCATCGGCATGACGGTGCGCGCGGTGCGCGCCGAGCGCGGCCAGCGCCTGCGCGCGGCCTTCGGCCCGCTCATGGGCTCGCTCGAGATCCACCAGGAGCTGCACACCGGGCAGAAGGGCCTGCAGGACTCGGTGATCGAGTCGATCCAGGCCAGTGAGGTGCGTCCGTCGCGTACCGACGGCGACCCCGAGCGCGACTGACGTTCGCCTCAGGCGCGCTCGGGCGGGTGCGCGAGCAGGCCGACGCGGTCGGCGAGGTACCGCTCGAACGGGCTGAGCGCATCGGGCTGCGCGGGACTCCAGCGCACGAACACCTCGCCGTCTCGAACGACGAGGGGGCCGGATGTCGCATCGCGGGCGAGCGCGTCGAAGTCGACCGGGCTCGCGTCGAACGCGACCGTCTCGCCCTCGTGGATGCCGCCCTTCACCGCGGCCGCGCGGAGCGCCCGCTGCTCGGCGACCGATTCCGACGTGATGCTCTTGCGCGCCGCACGCTCGGCGCGCACCACGCGCCCGGTGTCCCATGCGCCGCCATCCTCGTCGAGCAGCAGCACCCCGAGGCGCCAGACCCGGCCGACGGGCGTCATGCGCGCGGCACGGGGAATGCCGAGCACGCGTCGCTCGGGCACGAGCTCGGCGAGCGTCTCCTGGCGCGCTCCGGCGCTGCGCAGCTCGGCGACCGCGTCGGCCACGAGACGGCGCGCACCCGCTGCGGCTGCGATTGCGGCGGCCGATACCGGTGCGGTTGCCGCGGCATCCGTCATCGAGGCGGGCTTCTCGGACCCAGCGGCATCCGTCATCGCGACCTGCCGACGAGCTCGCGCACGGCCAGTCCGTAGGCCTCGGCCACCTCGGGATGCTCGAACCGCAGTCGCTCGCCGCCGAGTTCGATCTCGACCTCGAAGGCGTCGTCGAGGCGCGTCAGCGAGCGGAACGTCGACCGCAGCAGTTCTCGCAACTGGTCTTCGCGGGGCAGCCACACGGCGTCGACGAGCGAGACCGAGTCGAGCGCCCACTCGGTCGTGCCGTTGAAGGCGAGCACCGTGCCCGTGGGGTGGCGTCGCGCCTCGATCGTCATCTCGCTCACGGTGAAGACGTCGGCCTCGGCCTCGGCCTCGACGTCGCTCGGCAGGTCGAGCTGGAACCGGTCGCCCGAGAGCGGATGCCACACGAGTCCGGCTTCGCGGAGGGCGAGGGCGAGCTCTCGGCTGATCATGTCTCCATCGTGCCCCGAACCGGCCACTTCGTCACGCACCCGGCCCACGATCTGGTGAGGCTCCCGCCGGGTCCAGGGTTCGGGGCGTCCCCCAACATTCCCTCGAACCGTCCCCGGCGGGAGCAGCTAGGGGGCGGCTCGTCGCCCGGGGGCGACGCCGACCCTGATGTGCCGACCCGACGCGGCCTCTTCGAGCGCGTGGTCGAGCTTGGCGAGCGCGTGGGTCGACCCCACGAGCTCATCGAGAGGCAGGGTGCGCCAGGACCGCTCGAGGAACGCGACCGCGCGCTCGAGGTGGCGGGCGTCGTAGTTGTGCACGCCCGTGATGCTCGCGAGCCGCCGCACGAGCGATTCGGGGTCGATGCAGAGCTCGCCGCCGCTCGTGACGCTGCCGACCAGCACGACCACGCCGCCGACGCCCACCTTCGCGACGGCCGTGCGCACGCCCGCCGCCACCCCGGAGGCCTCGATCGAGACGAGCACCTCGCGCATGTCCGTGCCGATCGCGGCGGCCAGTACGGACTCGAGCCGCTCGGCTCCGTCGGCCCGGGCGCGCGGGTCGGCGCTCAGGGCACCGAGGCGCCGCGCGAACTCGCGCCGCG
Encoded proteins:
- a CDS encoding pilus assembly protein CpaE, yielding MISRELALALREAGLVWHPLSGDRFQLDLPSDVEAEAEADVFTVSEMTIEARRHPTGTVLAFNGTTEWALDSVSLVDAVWLPREDQLRELLRSTFRSLTRLDDAFEVEIELGGERLRFEHPEVAEAYGLAVRELVGRSR